One Streptomyces dangxiongensis genomic window, TCGGGCCCGGCACATGGCCGTCGTACCCCCACATGAGGGTGGGCGGCAACTGCGGGTGCAGGCGCACCCAGGCCGGGCGCAGGGCGATCTCGGTCTCCCGCAGGACGTCGTCCGCCGCGGGCCGCAGGACCGGCGGGACCGATAACGGCCCGACGTACGGCGTGAGTTCGGTCGTCACCGGCGCCTGCCCGGCCGCGGTCCCCGTGGTGGGCCTTTCGATGATCTCGGTCAAGATCGGACACCCCCGTGTTTTTCTGTGGCCTGTTGCTCCCCTTACTCGACAAGACCCCCGAAGGCGCACCTTAGTTCCCTGAATGCCCGGTTCCGCACGAGAAGATTCCGCGCCCGTCAGCCGCGTGGCAGGGCGGGTACGGCGGGGGCGCGGTCGGGCAGGAATCCGTGGGCGCGGCCGGCGAGCCACCGGGCCTTGTAGCGGTCGACCTCCCGGTGCCAGTGGAGGATCCCGGCCAGCCAGTTCTTCAGGTCGAGGACGTAATCGTCCATGATGGCCCTCGCCTCCTCCGACAGGACGAAGTCGTCGTAGACAATGGGCAGTTCGTGCGCGATCACGTGCTCGAACTGCCGCATGCGCTGGGTCATCAGGTCGTGGACGACGCCGAGTCCGGTCGGATAGTCCACGCCGAAGAAGTTCTGCACGACCAGGATCGCGTTGTGGATCTCGCCCTCGTACTCGATCTCCTTCTGGTACGAGAAGACGTCGTTGAGCAGGCAGGCGTAGTCGATGGCGGCGTTCTCCAGGGAGCGCACCGGGCCGCTGGCGTACACCTCGGGCGGGATCGCGGGGCCGTGGCCCATCCGGCACAGGCTCAGGGTGAGGTCCGAGCCGAACGTGGAGCGGCGCATCTCCAGGTAGTCGACGGGGTCGGGGACGCGGTTGTACAGCTGGTTGGACACCTCCCAGACCCAGCTCTCGGTCATCTTGTCCACGGAGGCCCGCAGGGTGCGCCGCTGGTCCGCGGTCATCCCGGCCGTCGTACGGGCCCACAGGTCGCTCAGGGCCCGCTCCATGGCGTTGGCGGGGGCCGGGGCCGGTTCGTCGTCGACGGGCATGCACAGGGAGAGCCGGGCGGTGGTCAGCCGGGCGGCGGCGACGTCCCGGCGGTGGCCGTAGAGCAGTGGGTAGTAGTCGTCGCCGTAGGTGCCGAACGCGAGCCACTGCGCGCTGAGGTCGAGGGCCTCGGGCGTGGCGTCCGGGTCCAGGCCGGCGGAGCACAGCGCGAGGTCGTAGGCGGCGAGCTTGTCCAGGTCCCAGACGCCCTCCTGGAGGATGCCCATCCGGTGGCACCACTGCACGAGGTGGTCGCGGGAGCGGTCCAGGTGGGGGCTGAGCTGCACCTCGAAGGGCATGTACAAGTCGGGGACGAGGGACGGGCCGACCTTCTGGAAGGGCACGTGCGTGTGGGCGCGCAGGCGTTCCCGGGCGGCCGAGGCGAGCAGCGTGCCGATGTCGGCGGCCGAGGTGCCGGGGCCGGCCGGGAGCTGCCACGGAGAGCTGGAGCGCGCGCCCTTGTTCATGTAGCGGCTGGAGCGCATGTGCCATTCGTGGCCGCCGGACTGCCAGTCCTGGAGCCCCTTGGTGTAGGCGGCGACCGCGGTGATCTCAGCGGGGGTGAGCCCATGCTCCAGGGCGACGGCGGGCACCTCGGTGAGCGCGGTGTGCTCGAACTGGTGCAGCCGGGAGGTGAGGACGTCGTTGACGGTGTCGGCCGCCTCCTGGGTGGTGCAGCCGAAGAACTTCTCCAGGACGAGGACGCCGTTGCTGTTCTCGCCCTCGTCCTCGACCTCGCGCTGGTAGGAGAAGAGGTCGTTGCGCAGGTGGACGGCGTCGGAGAACGTCTCCATGAGGACGCGCAGCGGCCGGCTGCCGGCGACGGCGGCGGGCACCTCGGCCGTCGCGTACTCCACGAGCCCGGACGACCAGGGGGCGCCGCCCACCTTGCGGCGCATCTCGATGTACTCGACGGGGTTGGCGATCCGCCCCTCGTCGATGTTGGACAGCTCCCACATCGACTCGTTGAGCAGGTGCTCGGTGG contains:
- the cyc2 gene encoding germacradienol/geosmin synthase Cyc2, with amino-acid sequence MTQPFQLPHFYMPYPARLNPHLDEARTHSTRWAREMGMLEGSGIWQQADLEAHDYGLLCAYTHPDCDGPALSLITDWYVWVFFFDDHFLDMFKRTPDRAAGKAHLDRLPLFMPLDPATPVPEPENPVEAGLKDLWARTVPSMSADWRRRFSVATEHLLNESMWELSNIDEGRIANPVEYIEMRRKVGGAPWSSGLVEYATAEVPAAVAGSRPLRVLMETFSDAVHLRNDLFSYQREVEDEGENSNGVLVLEKFFGCTTQEAADTVNDVLTSRLHQFEHTALTEVPAVALEHGLTPAEITAVAAYTKGLQDWQSGGHEWHMRSSRYMNKGARSSSPWQLPAGPGTSAADIGTLLASAARERLRAHTHVPFQKVGPSLVPDLYMPFEVQLSPHLDRSRDHLVQWCHRMGILQEGVWDLDKLAAYDLALCSAGLDPDATPEALDLSAQWLAFGTYGDDYYPLLYGHRRDVAAARLTTARLSLCMPVDDEPAPAPANAMERALSDLWARTTAGMTADQRRTLRASVDKMTESWVWEVSNQLYNRVPDPVDYLEMRRSTFGSDLTLSLCRMGHGPAIPPEVYASGPVRSLENAAIDYACLLNDVFSYQKEIEYEGEIHNAILVVQNFFGVDYPTGLGVVHDLMTQRMRQFEHVIAHELPIVYDDFVLSEEARAIMDDYVLDLKNWLAGILHWHREVDRYKARWLAGRAHGFLPDRAPAVPALPRG